The Impatiens glandulifera chromosome 3, dImpGla2.1, whole genome shotgun sequence genome contains a region encoding:
- the LOC124932405 gene encoding thaumatin-like protein 1, whose translation MNFIFLITLFSFAFPRVISGATFTLINRCHYTVWPGILGTSKLDSTGFELLPGGLRSINAQPGWSGRFWARTGCNFDPITGQGACTTADCGSNQVECNGAGAKPPATLAEFTVGSNGAQDFYDVSLVDGYNLPMMVQANGGTGGGCGSTGCITDLNRMCPNELRVGDGLACRSACEAFGKPEYCCSGEFGSPETCRPSPYSEIFKSACPRSYSYAYDDATSTFTCTGADYLITFCPTSSPSQKSTNSSTPVTNNGAPVIVDGSGPGSTSSPNWDNGGSWMPNFVMEGGSLKMIPNFITFVVLFLYYL comes from the exons ATGAACTTCATCTTCTTAATCACTCTCTTTTCATTTGCTTTTCCCAGAG TGATTTCCGGAGCTACATTTACATTAATAAACAGATGTCATTACACCGTTTGGCCCGGAATTCTAGGAACTTCTAAACTGGATTCCACCGGTTTCGAACTACTTCCAGGTGGATTACGCTCCATAAATGCTCAACCCGGTTGGTCCGGCAGGTTCTGGGCTCGAACCGGCTGCAATTTCGACCCAATAACAGGTCAAGGAGCCTGTACAACCGCCGACTGCGGCTCCAACCAAGTTGAATGCAACGGTGCCGGAGCAAAACCTCCGGCGACCTTAGCAGAGTTCACAGTCGGGTCAAACGGGGCACAAGATTTCTACGACGTGAGTTTAGTCGACGGTTATAATTTGCCGATGATGGTTCAGGCGAACGGTGGGACCGGCGGCGGGTGTGGGTCGACCGGGTGTATAACTGATTTGAACCGGATGTGTCCGAATGAGTTAAGGGTTGGTGACGGTTTGGCATGTAGGAGTGCTTGTGAGGCGTTTGGTAAACCGGAGTATTGTTGTAGCGGCGAGTTTGGGTCGCCGGAGACTTGTCGTCCTTCGCCTTATTCGGAGATTTTTAAGTCGGCGTGTCCAAGGTCGTATAGTTACGCGTACGACGATGCCACCAGTACTTTTACATGTACCGGAGCTGATTATTTAATCACGTTTTGTCCCACGTCATCTCCGAG TCAAAAATCAACAAATTCTTCTACACCGGTTACGAATAATGGAGCACCCGTAATAGTAGATGGGTCAGGACCCGGGTCGACGAGTAGTCCAAATTGGGACAACGGGGGATCTTGGATGCCAAATTTTGTGATGGAAGGGGGTTCATTAAAGATGATTccaaattttattacatttgtAGTCTTATTTTTGTATTACTTGTAG